The Camarhynchus parvulus unplaced genomic scaffold, STF_HiC, whole genome shotgun sequence genome segment GGAGTGCTATAAATGACGGACACGTCCAGCGTCTCTTCCGGTCCGGCCATGTCGCGGCCGCGGGGCGCGGAGGCCGCACCGGAGGCGGCGCCGGTGCCAGGGCCCGGTCCGGGCTCGCCGCGGCCGCTGTTCGgcggctgctggagctgccgcCTGCTGAGCGGCGCGGGGCTGCTCATGGCCGCCGTCTGGGTGTACCAGGGGCCGCGGAACGCCATGAAAAAGGGGATCGCGCCCTCCATGGGCGGCATCGCCCAGATCACCTTCGCCGCCGgtgaggggcggggcggggacTGAGGGGAGGGGGCGGGACCCGGGAAGAGGGGGCGGGGATTGAGTGTTGGCGGGAAAATTGGGCGGGTTTCCAT includes the following:
- the DMAC1 gene encoding distal membrane-arm assembly complex protein 1 translates to MTDTSSVSSGPAMSRPRGAEAAPEAAPVPGPGPGSPRPLFGGCWSCRLLSGAGLLMAAVWVYQGPRNAMKKGIAPSMGGIAQITFAAGLAGWAIVILADPVGRWQRREP